The genome window TGGTTGATGGACTCTCTATGGAAAGCCAAGCAGCCTTACAACGTCAATCTGGCGGCGTCCACAGCCGCTATCGCATCTCTCAAAGACCGGGAATATCTGGCACGTAATGTGGCAAAACTGCAGTCGGAACGGGATGTATTGTTCAACCGTCTGTCAGATATTCCTTTTTTGAAGCCGTACCCGTCACAATCCAATTTTATTCTGTGTAAAGCCAACGGACTACCCGCTCGCCAGATAAAAACCGAATTGGCGGCAAAGGGTGTTTTCATCCGCTATTATGATAATGACTTGCTGCGCGACTTCATCCGTATATCGGTGGGCCGCCCGCA of bacterium contains these proteins:
- a CDS encoding aminotransferase class I/II-fold pyridoxal phosphate-dependent enzyme; this encodes WLMDSLWKAKQPYNVNLAASTAAIASLKDREYLARNVAKLQSERDVLFNRLSDIPFLKPYPSQSNFILCKANGLPARQIKTELAAKGVFIRYYDNDLLRDFIRISVGRPQDTVELIRQLEGLK